Within Acidimicrobiia bacterium, the genomic segment TCGACGGTGGGCCATCCCCCACCGAAGTTCCCTCTACCGTAGTCAGCCTCGTTTCCGATCCTCAAATCTTGAGGGAAGGGGCAATCTCCGCCGCGGAATTCCTTGGCAAACTCAGATGAGCGAGGACGATGCCCGAAGATAGCCACAAGACGGAACTGCCGCTCGACCGAACCCGGGGCGCGGCAGCTAAAAGCCATATGCTTAGACGTCTAGCGATAGGTGGTGTAGTTATCGGAACCGCCATCGTGGCCGTGTTGGCATCGTCGCGCCTCGCCGGCACTAAGTCTGTGCCCCCCTCCTCAGATGAGACGGGCTTCCAGCCTCCCGGTGCTCTCATAGTTGCGCCTGAAGAAAGAAGTGCGACCGATCCACTAGCGATAACCACTTACAACGCTATTGCGGCCCAGGTAGCCAGCGACACCATCGGGATCTTTGCCTTTCCCGAGTCACTCACGCCTACCTCAGTGCTTTCCCGCACGAACGAACATGGAGTCCCCCAGACATTCCTGGTGCTGGAAGTTCGAAAAGGGTGGGCACGGGTTATGTTGCCGGGACCACCAAATGGTTCCACTGGGTGGATACGCACCTCAGAGGTTAACTTCTACGGAGTCGAGCACGTAGTGCGAGTACGCCTGGCGTCCAAGCGACTTGAGGTCTGGGAGAGAGGCAGGCTCGCTTTTTCGTTTCCAGCCGGCATAGGACGAAAGAACACCCCTACACCGGGAGGAAGATACTACATAAAAGAACTCCTCCAACCAACGGATCCCGCGGGGCCATGGGGCAGTTACGCTTTTGGGCTCAATGGCTACTCCAACTCGGTATACGGTCCCGATGGAGAGCCACAGGTGATTGGAATCCACGGTACCAACGAGCCCGACTCTGTAGGCAAGGAAGTATCTGCCGGCTGTGTCCGCCTTCGCAACGAAGACATCGAAAAGCTCGTAGGTCTTCTACCTCTTGGGACTCCGGTTGAGATAATGGAGGATTGATATCGCGTCGCCTACCAAACACCTTTTATCGTGCAAGCGGACCGCTCCGAATCCGAACCTTCATCGGAAAACTCGGGCAAGCCCGACATCGTCGAGCTCGCCATGAACAGGGACCCCGACGCTCTGGGCACCCTCTATGACGTTTTATATCCCCCCCTCTTTAGGCTTCTATTCTTCTCTACGAGAGACACTACCGTCGCTGAGCAAATAGCAGATGCCGTAGTTCCCACGGTCCTTGCATCCGTACCTCATGCACAAGCCGACGCCCCTTCATTGCGAGCATGGATGATGTCGGTTGCGTGGGCTCTGCTCGAACGTGACTATAAACAGGCCCTTCCATCTGTGGGACATCATCTCCCCCCGCACTTTCTGGACGAGGCCACAACCCAAACGCTTGAGTATCGACAGTCAGCTGACGAGCTGGCCGCAGCCATTCGCCAATTACCCCCCTTCTGGCAGAACTACGTCGTGTTGCGATTTATCTCCGGACTGACCAGAAGCGAGGTAGTGTTTGTCTTGGGGAAGCCTTCCTCCGACGTCGCGGCGATGGAGACCGAGGCTTTGCAAGAGCTGGGATACTGGCTCGGAGCCTTCCAAGAGTGAGTTCACAGAAAGGCAAAGGTGCTGGAGCAGACCAGATGAGCGATGACACATCACCTTCCAACGACGTCGGGAAGGACAAACGGCACCTAACTCTCGTTCTCTCCGAATCGTTAGAGGATGACACGCGATCGCGAGCGGCTAGAGGGTCGACCCACCAACACAACAATCAGCAAGTTACCCTCGCTCTCAAGACCTTGTACAGACAGAGCGACTTGTTAGAGGTCCGAATAAAAGCTGAACAAAAGCGAAAAGCGATCTCCGAGGCCTTGGCCCTCTGGGGTACTGCTCCCAAAACCCGTCACAGGAGCCGACGCCTCTGGCTAGGTGTAGCTATCTTGGCATTGTTCACAGCCGCGCTTATTCCCGCTTATGAAATTTCTCGGAACTCCCTTCCCGGAGACCCGCTGTGGAAGCTCAAGCGGGCGGATGAGAGCGTCAGACAATGGCTGGCGCGTGGCCCCGAAGCCGAAGCGCGCGTGGCACTGGCCAATACCAGAGAGAGGCTCGAAGAGGCGAAGCTCCTCGCCGACGACGAGCGCTTCGAGGCAGCCCGTAATGCCCTGGCTCTTTTTTACTCGGAGTTCGACTCAGCGCGTAGACGCCTTCGTATGATCACCAGGGAATCTCACCCCGAACTGTATGCAGAAGCGGACCGTCAACTCGAAGAGGCTGCCGCACTGGACGAGCGACTCAACGGAGCGGCAGCTCGTACCGTTGCACCGAGACGGCCCGAGGCAGTGGGCACGCTAAGCCCTACACCCCGCCCCCCTTGGGAGCCGGAAAACCCACAAGAACCGCCGCACTCCGCAGGATAGCACTGTGCGTCAAAAACTCGCTAGAAAGCCCCCCTCGAGCTGCTAAGAACTTCTCTTTTCGACCCGCGCCAAAAGCGATCCTAACGCCTGGTGAAAAGCTTCGGGTGCCTCTAGGTTCGGCAAATGGCCAGCGCCAGCAATTACCGTTAGGGTCGCTGAGGGTATCGACTCAGCCAGAGCGCGCGCCTCCTCCACGCTTACCAGAGCATCCGAGTCTCCAACTACCACAGCGGTGGGTACCCGAATACTACCGAGAAGTCCTGTGGAGTCTCGCCTCTGGGCCAGGCCGTGGAGCGCCGCCACGAGGGTCTCGTCCTCTTGATCGTTCATGATCTTGGCAACCCAGCGTGCCACGTCGTCTGTGAGCGACCTATCCGATGAAAGTAGACGCTGTAGCATCGATTCGAGAAACTCATGGCGCCCGCCCAACTTTATTGTCTCAATGGCCCTGAACCTTGCAGCTCTCGCCTCTTCGGTGTCGGCACTTGCTCGGGTGTCCGACAGGAGTAGTCCTTTTGCTACTAGGGGACGGAGTCTCAGCATTGCGAAGATGACATATCCGCCCATAGAGCACCCAACTAGCACCGCTTGCTGCAAGCCGAGCGCATCGAGACAATCGAGCACCGTCCGGGCTGCAGTTTCCATATCAATGATCTCTAGAAAATCCCTGGCGGCCTTGGATCGCCCGAAGCCTGGAAGATCGAGAGCATAAGATGGATAGCCTCTGATCGATGCCCACTCCAGCGCGGGCTCCCACATCCGAGAGTCCAAGGGGAAAGCGTGTAAGAAAACACAGGCCGCCTTAGTTGGGGACCCTGATGTCGCAGGAAAGCGAAGTGTTTCGGGAATCCGCTCACCGGGCTCGACAGTGAAAGCGTTCCCCCCTATCCTGCAACGGACGAATAACTTTGATTTGAGCGACAGTGACATCTCCAAATGTTCGCGCTGTTGTTGTAGGCGCCTATAGGCTACCAATCAAAAGACTGTATGATCGGACGACTCTAGAGTTCAAGGCATCCAATTGGCTGAGAAGACGAAATTCGTAGAAGAAGCACTTCCATTTGCCCAGTCGTTATATGGCGCGGCGCTCAACCTGACTCGAAACCCTTCAGATGCTGAGGATCTAGTACAAGAGACATTTCTCAAAGCCTTCCGCTCCTATGACAGTTTCAAAGAGGGCACAAACCTAAAGGCTTGGCTATATCGGATCCTCATGAACACGTTCATCAACATGTACAGGGCCAAGCAAAGAAGACCTCAAGAGACTCAAGTAGAAGATATAGGAGACTTCTACCTATACCATCGTCTCGGTGAGGCAGCTCCAGCTGAGGCAGCTCGAAGCGCTGAGGAGGAGCTCCTGAATACTTTCACTGACGACGCGGTTAAAAAAGCAATGGAAGAACTTCCCGAGCCCTTTCGCCTCGCCGTGTATTTAGCTGACGTAGAGGGCTTCAGCTACAAGGAAATCGCAGAGATCATGGATGTCCCTATAGGCACAGTGATGTCACGCCTCCACCGTGGTCGGAAGGCGCTCCAGGCTAAGTTGTACGAGTATGCGATGGAACGGGGACTCATTTCAGCTGAGCCACCTCACGAGACAGCGAAAGCCGTCTCGCAGGGACGGGGAGACGCGGACGGTGAATGAGGAGTGTCGTAGGACTACCAAGGCTATATACCTTGTAATCGACGGAGAGGCCAGCAAGGTGGTCTCCTGGCGGGTCACCAAGCACATCGAAGCATGTCCGGACTGCTTGAGACGGTACGAGTTCGAGCGCAAACTGAAGCAGCTTATCGAGCGGGCATGTCAGTGCGTAGGATGCCCAGAT encodes:
- a CDS encoding RNA polymerase subunit sigma-24 — its product is MAEKTKFVEEALPFAQSLYGAALNLTRNPSDAEDLVQETFLKAFRSYDSFKEGTNLKAWLYRILMNTFINMYRAKQRRPQETQVEDIGDFYLYHRLGEAAPAEAARSAEEELLNTFTDDAVKKAMEELPEPFRLAVYLADVEGFSYKEIAEIMDVPIGTVMSRLHRGRKALQAKLYEYAMERGLISAEPPHETAKAVSQGRGDADGE
- a CDS encoding L,D-transpeptidase; the encoded protein is MPEDSHKTELPLDRTRGAAAKSHMLRRLAIGGVVIGTAIVAVLASSRLAGTKSVPPSSDETGFQPPGALIVAPEERSATDPLAITTYNAIAAQVASDTIGIFAFPESLTPTSVLSRTNEHGVPQTFLVLEVRKGWARVMLPGPPNGSTGWIRTSEVNFYGVEHVVRVRLASKRLEVWERGRLAFSFPAGIGRKNTPTPGGRYYIKELLQPTDPAGPWGSYAFGLNGYSNSVYGPDGEPQVIGIHGTNEPDSVGKEVSAGCVRLRNEDIEKLVGLLPLGTPVEIMED
- a CDS encoding alpha/beta hydrolase, with product MSLSLKSKLFVRCRIGGNAFTVEPGERIPETLRFPATSGSPTKAACVFLHAFPLDSRMWEPALEWASIRGYPSYALDLPGFGRSKAARDFLEIIDMETAARTVLDCLDALGLQQAVLVGCSMGGYVIFAMLRLRPLVAKGLLLSDTRASADTEEARAARFRAIETIKLGGRHEFLESMLQRLLSSDRSLTDDVARWVAKIMNDQEDETLVAALHGLAQRRDSTGLLGSIRVPTAVVVGDSDALVSVEEARALAESIPSATLTVIAGAGHLPNLEAPEAFHQALGSLLARVEKRSS